In one Drosophila pseudoobscura strain MV-25-SWS-2005 chromosome X, UCI_Dpse_MV25, whole genome shotgun sequence genomic region, the following are encoded:
- the sdt gene encoding uncharacterized protein sdt isoform X9, protein MQGNSSRSTLSAQSSGTPSASTISSSQGKQQVVELSGYVIILVENVEGKIKLYGSPPDRDNLEVGDEILEVNGLSLENISRTEVIRHIHDCIKSCTICLRVRKKNDSRLAWDIGNSVQDAFVIAVEEHARERLQRLAALNRVTPVDITQLSKKLQQSGKSGTTTSQKPQDLSFLNDSTPIYVTSFTSNQITCCSSTMTTATAGGPISAPMLAPTTATCTMPTPAVEQQAASQGASALVSAAVAAATAADRNANSTTAAALKQQRQKQLPSSACNTATAISAVATSSSTSSATGQIYQASQAQQQQLQQLQQQLAAAAAAGKPLQAKSLLATSLQHLAEEVDNEDLDDDDDDVDGANYCGITYISYNNKHAQLPTTTLPASTTLPAAAATLATTAAIHQQRQQQTHAQTHNRPAPLQLCASDVQFVDAGTSTSPLLAATSIVTAADIALPPSGGHLHGTTTPKTEYSTAISSGQLQQAFAELQLQYSTNNNTSQQHQQHQQQQPQTQTQTHFHQQHLILSNNNNSNNSIASSGITTAAATAATAAATAASVMKNCDLLIANNLYPPRRELLDDVIVHQSSDVHAYNTNVATANSSNNRSQQQQQQLLSAAYEQQQQQLLQQQQQQLQHSPTSSISIGRTELLLGDQSLRQDSSRNRRRSGSSIVVLDGDDLKPCLPDDYISGQHHHLQQQQQHQQHPHQQQQQQQQQQQQQHYRTHSSDIREIDQEMLTMLSVNQDNGPHREMAVDCPDTFIARNKTPPRYPPPRPPQKHKTTKKNTNTTTTKNTTTTTISTFHNDDHANKLLIVAYHSSHRHEQQQQQQPQPQQQHKHHHQHTSTIVATIDDDVATQNLYNQKQQNKLEQIENYENCLQSEQQPPQPQQQTAGAVAATTTTTATNTTTQVAEQQTPCNNKMQQKTTSNSSNNNSGSGSGNGSSNMTDDFLCVVDGGLYRSQDSGSPTSTGTFDEVLSKHTLDSFGSIAYRHLHQQQPQQQQQQQQATSNGNSNSSGCGSGTTATPSKGQTPVDDQTLASSNTCHTSNTSNSNSLNSSNSSMHTSNSSTSHIASAASSSLTAPTSISNSNSSSGDSNGSSSTVPDDLSLAPPGYEPVVALLPPLPPMTKHRELPVDVPDSFIEIVKTPPRYPPPAHLSSRGSLLSNGSASTAQTTLSSLPPAPVAAVGPATAAVAATATATAAGGGGGSVSGIGGDAKRVSDELNGNVKPVPPPRDHLRVEKDGRLVNCSPAPQLPDRRAAGNGNGSSGSHSQQHHLQQLHHQQQQQHLHHQQQQQQIAQIVEPTLEQLDSIKKYQEQLRRRREEEERIAQQNEFLRNSLRGSRKLKALQDSATPGKAIAMAQQQQPAPTGLAAMPLPAGVENEAYLPDEDQAQPQLQPQPEQIDGYGELIAALTRLQSQLSKSGLSTLAGRVSAAHSVLASASVAHVLAARTAVLQRRRPRVSGPLHHNALGLQKDIVELLTQSNTAAAIELGNLLTSHEMEGLLLAHDRIANHTDGTPSPTPTPTPAGGLGSMSGASSPVLAAKRAAMAGGVVVPPPVVPVPSTLAQRGAMPLPRGESPPPPPLPMPMPMAMPMSACFGTLNDQNDNIRIIQIEKSTEPLGATVRNEGEAVVIGRIVRGGAAEKSGLLHEGDEILEVNGQELRGKTVNEVCALLGAMQGTLTFLIVPAGSPPSGGLGGLGLPGSLAGSGGPGSGLGAHRDTAVLHVRAHFDYDPEDDLYIPCRELGISFQKGDVLHVISREDPNWWQAYREGEEDQTLAGLIPSQSFQHQRETMKLAIAEEAGLARSRGKDGASSKGATLLCARKGRKKKKKASSEAGYPLYATTAPDETDPEEILTYEEVALYYPRATHKRPIVLIGPPNIGRHELRQRLMADSERFSAAVPLFYLLEERLKEAKTKTKAKDTSRARREGEVPGVDYHFITRQAFEADILARRFVEHGEYEKAYYGTSLEAIRTVVASGKICVLNLHPQSLKLLRASDLKPYVVLVAPPSLDKLRQKKLRNGEPFKEEELKDIIATARDMEARWGHLFDMIIINNDTERAYHQLLAEINSLEREPQWVPAQWVHNNRDES, encoded by the exons ctgcagcaaaGTGGAAAGAGCGGGACAACGACAAGCCAGAAGCCGCAGGATCTCAGTTTCCTGAACGACTCGACGCCCATCTATGTGACGTCCTTCACCAGCAACCAGATCACGTGCTGCAGCTCCACCATGACAACGGCCACGGCGGGCGGCCCCATCTCCGCCCCAATGCTGGCACCCACCACAGCGACCTGCACGATGCCCACGCCCGCCGTCGAGCAGCAGGCGGCCAGCCAGGGGGCCTCCGCACTGGTAAGTGCCGCTGTGGCAGCGGCCACCGCCGCCGATCGCAATGCCAACAGTACCACCGCAGCGGCCCTcaagcagcagaggcagaagcagctTCCGAGCTCCGCGTGCAACACCGCCACAGCGATCAGCGCCGTCGCGACAAGCAGCTCGACCAGCAGCGCCACCGGACAGATCTACCAGGCGAgccaggcccagcagcagcagctgcagcagctccagcagcagctggcggcggccgccgctgcGGGGAAGCCCCTCCAGGCCAAGTCCCTGCTCGCGACCAGCCTCCAGCATCTGGCCGAGGAGGTGGACAACGAGGAcctcgacgacgacgacgacgacgtggACGGGGCCAACTATTGCGGCATCACCTACATCTCGTACAACAACAAGCATGCCCAGCTGCCAACGACGACGCTGCCGGCCAGCACGACGCTcccggcggcggcggccaccCTCGCCACCACGGCGGCAAtccaccagcagcggcagcagcagacccaCGCCCAGACCCACAACCGCCCTGCCCCACTGCAGCTGTGTGCCAGCGATGTCCAGTTCGTGGATGCCGGCACCTCGACGTCGCCCCTGCTGGCCGCCACCAGTATTGTGACGGCAGCGGACATCGCCTTGCCGCCGAGCGGCGGCCATCTCCACGGCACAACGACGCCCAAGACCGAGTACTCGACGGCCATTTCCAGCGGACAGTTGCAGCAGGCCTTTGCcgagctgcagttgcagtacTCCACCAATAACAACACCtcacagcagcaccagcagcaccagcagcagcagccacagacacagacacagacacatttCCATCAGCAACATTTAATtttaagcaacaacaataatagcAATAATTCCATCGCATCCAGCGGCATCACGACAGCAGCGGCCacagcggcaacggcggcaGCCACAGCGGCATCCGTGATGAAGAATTGTGATCTACTGATAGCCAACAATCTGTATCCACCGAGACGAGAG TTACTAGATGACGTCATTGTTCATCAATCCAGCGATGTCCATGCATACAACACCAATGTAGCgacagccaacagcagcaacaatcgatcccagcagcagcagcagcaattgctGAGTGCCGCctacgagcagcagcagcaacaactcttgcaacagcagcagcagcagctgcaacacaGTCCCACAAGTAGCATATCAATAGGAAGAACAGAACTTTTATTGGGTGATCAGAGTCTGCGGCAGGACTCCAGCAG GAACCGCCGGCGCTCCGGCTCAAGCATAGTTGTCCTGGACGGTGATGATCTGAAGCCATGTCTCCCGGATGATTATATAAGTGGACAGCATCATcatttgcaacaacaacagcagcaccaacagcatccacaccagcagcagcagcaacagcaacagcaacagcagcagcagcactatcGCACGCATTCGAGCGACATAAGAGAGATTGACCAGGAAATGCTGACCATGCTGTCCGTGAATCAAGATAACG GACCACATCGTGAGATGGCCGTCGATTGTCCGGACACGTTCATAGCGCGCAACAAGACGCCACCCAGATATCCGCCACCCCGTCCACCGCAG aaacacaaaacCACCAagaaaaacaccaacaccaccaccaccaagaacaccaccaccaccaccatatCGACATTCCATAATGATGATCATGCTAACAAACTGTTAATTGTTGCATATCATTCTTCACATCGAcatgaacaacaacaacaacaacaaccacaaccacaacaacaacataaacACCATCATCAACACACATCAACAATTGTTGCAACCATCGATGATGATGTTGCCACACAAAATCTGTAcaatcaaaaacaacaaaataaattggaACAAATCGAAAACTATGAAAATTGCCTACAATCGgaacaacaaccaccacaaccacaacaacagacaGCGGGGGCagttgcagcaacaacaacaacaacagccacaaacaCAACCACACAAGTGGCAGAACAGCAGACGCCATGCAACaataaaatgcaacaaaagacaacgagcaacagcagcaacaacaacagcggtAGCGGTAGCGgtaacggcagcagcaacatgacAGATGACTTCCTCTGCGTGGTGGATGGCGGCCTCTATCGCAGCCAGGACTCTGGCTCGCCCACGTCGACAGGCACCTTCGACGAGGTCCTGAGCAAGCATACCCTGGACTCCTTCGGCAGCATTGCCTACCGCCActtgcaccagcagcagccgcagcaacagcagcagcaacagcaagcgACGAGTaacggcaacagcaatagcagcgGATGTGGCAGTGGAACCACTGCCACGCCCAGCAAGGGGCAAACGCCTGTGGACGATCAGaccttggccagcagcaacacgTGCCACACAAGCAACACAAGCAACAGCAATTCGctgaacagcagcaacagctccatgcacaccagcaacagcagcaccagtcaCATTGCAagtgccgcctcctcctcgctgACGGCCCCCACCAGCAttagcaatagcaacagcagcagcggggaCAGCAACGGGAGCAGCTCGACCGTGCCCGATGACCTAAGCCTTGCCCCACCCGGCTATGAGCCAGTGGTGGCACTGCTGCCGCCCCTGCCACCGATGACCAAGCACCGGGAGCTGCCCGTCGATGTGCCTGACAGCTTCATTGAGATCGTGAAGACGCCGCCGCGATATCCGCCGCCGGCACATCTCTCCTCGCGCGGATCGCTGCTCTCCAATGGCAGTGCCTCCACGGCCCAGACCACGCTCTCCtcgctgcctcctgcccctgtTGCCGCTGTGGggcctgccactgccgctgtcgctgccactgcaactgcaactgctgctggcggtggcggtgggaGTGTCAGTGGCATAGGCGGCGATGCGAAGCGGGTGTCTGATGAG CTCAATGGCAATGTCAAGCCCGTGCCACCGCCCCGAGATCATCTACGGGTGGAGAAGGATGGCCGGCTGGTCAACTGTTCGCCCGCCCCCCAACTGCCGGATCGTCGGGCAgcgggcaacggcaacggcagcagtggcagccacagtcAACAACACCACCTGCAGCAGTtgcaccaccaacagcagcagcagcatctgcaccaccagcagcagcagcagcagatcgcCCAGATTGTGGAGCCCACGCTGGAGCAGCTGGACAGCATCAAGAAGTACCAG GAGCAACTGCGCCGCCGacgcgaggaggaggagcgcaTCGCCCAGCAGAATGAGTTCCTCCGGAACAGTCTGCGCGGCTCTCGCAAGCTGAAGGCGCTCCAGGACTCGGCCACGCCCGGCAAGGCCATCGCcatggcccagcagcagcagccggcgcCGACGGGACTGGCAGCCATGCCCTTGCCCGCCGGTGTGGAGAACGAGGCGTATCTGCCGGATGAAGATCAGGCGCAGCCacagctgcagccgcagccagAGCAGATCGATG GCTACGGCGAGCTGATCGCGGCCCTCACCCGCCTCCAGAGCCAGCTGAGCAAGAGCGGCCTCAGCACGCTGGCCGGACGCGTCTCGGCAGCCCACAGCGTTCTGGCCAGCGCCAGTGTGGCCCACGTGCTGGCCGCCCGTACCGCCGTCCTGCAGCGCCGACGCCCCCGCGTCAGCGGCCCCCTGCACCACAACGCCCTCGGCCTGCAGAAGGACATCGTGGAGCTGCTCACCCAGTCGAACACCGCGGCGGCCATCGAGCTGGGCAACCTGCTCACCAGCCACGAGATGGAGGGCCTCCTGCTAGCCCACGACCGCATCGCCAACCACACGGACGGCACGCCCTCGCCCACGCCGACGCCCACACCCGCCGGTGGATTGGGTTCGATGAGCGGAGCCAGCAGTCCGGTGTTAGCGGCGAAGAGAGCGGCGATGGCCGGTGGGGTGGTGGTGCCACCACCGGTGGTCCCCGTCCCGTCAACGCTGGCGCAGCGCGGAGCAATGCCGCTGCCGCGGGGCGAGTCgcccccaccgccgccgctgccaatgccaatgcccatGGCCATGCCGATGAGTGCCTGCTTTGGAACGCTCAACGACCAGAACGACAACATCCGAATAATCCAGATCGAGAAGTCGACGGAGCCGCTGGGCGCCACCGTGCGCAATGAGGGTGAGGCGGTGGTCATTGGGCGGATCGTGCGCGGCGGAGCCGCCGAGAAGTCCGGCCTGCTCCACGAGGGCGACGAGATCCTGGAGGTGAACGGCCAGGAGCTGCGCGGCAAGACTGTGAACGAGGTGTGCGCCCTGCTCGGTGCGATGCAGGGCACGCTGACGTTCCTCATCGTGCCGGCGGGCAGTCCGCCGTCTGGGGGCCTTGGGGGCCTCGGCCTTCCCGGCAGCCTGGCCGGCAGCGGCGGACCCGGCTCGGGGCTGGGGGCACACCGGGACACGGCCGTTCTGCATGTACGGGCGCACTTCGACTACGACCCGGAGGACGATTTGTACATTCCGTGCCGGGAGCTGGGCATCAGCTTCCAGAAGGGCGATGTGCTGCACGTGATCAGCCGCGAGGACCCCAACTGGTGGCAGGCGTACCGCGAGGGCGAGGAGGACCAGACGCTGGCCGGCCTCATTCCTAGTCAGTCGTTTCAGCACCAGCGCGAGACCATGAAGCTGGCCATCGCCGAGGAGGCGGGCCTGGCCCGCTCCCGTGGCAAGGACGGGGCCAGCAGCAAGGGTGCCACCCTGCTCTGTGCGCGCAAGGGCcgcaaaaagaagaagaaggccaGCTCCGAGGCCGG CTATCCCTTGTACGCCACGACGGCGCCGGACGAGACCGATCCGGAGGAGATACTCACCTACGAGGAGGTGGCCCTGTACTATCCGCGGGCCACCCACAAGCGGCCCATCGTCCTGATCGGACCGCCCAACATCGGACGCCACGAGCTGCGCCAGCGCCTAATGGCGGACTCTGAGCGCTTCTCCGCCGCAGTGCCAC TGTTTTATCTGCTCGAGGAGCGCCTCAAGGaggccaagaccaagaccaaggcCAAGG ACACATCACGTGCCCGGAGGGAGGGCGAGGTGCCCGGTGTCGACTATCACTTCATCACGCGCCAGGCCTTCGAAGCGGACATTCTGGCCCGTCGCTTCGTGGAGCACGGGGAGTACGAGAAGGCCTACTACG GCACATCACTGGAGGCCATACGAACGGTGGTGGCCAGCGGCAAGATCTGCGTCCTCAATCTGCATCCGCAGAGCCTGAAGCTGCTGCGAGCCTCCGACCTCAAGCCCTATGTGGTACTGGTGGCGCCCCCCAGCCTCGACAAGCTGCGGCAGAAGAAGCTGCGCAATGGGGAACCATTCAAG GAGGAAGAGCTCAAAGACATCATTGCCACGGCCAGGGACATGGAGGCCCGATGGGGGCATCTCTTCGAcatgatcatcatcaacaaTGACACGGAGCGCGCCTAccaccagctgctggccgAGATCAATTCGCTGGAGCGCGAGCCGCAGTGGGTGCCCGCCCAGTGGGTGCACAACAATCGGGACGAGTCATAG